From the genome of Pirellulaceae bacterium, one region includes:
- a CDS encoding CRTAC1 family protein: MRQSLWWLRQPIFGVIFALVVVSQAFAQSIEMTDVTSESGITFQHSDGSGGRYFIVETMSAGVALFDYDLDGDIDIYFLNGAPQPGSSTTKRPTNRLYRNDGQWRFTDVTDMAGVGDPGHGLGVSVGDYDNDGDPDLYINNFGPNILYRNDGNGKFTDVTEVANVGNGNRVGAGVVFLDIEGDGDLDLFAANYIRFAHDRHIPRTKKGYSIYGSPADYPAETNTLFRNNGDGTFTDISDESGIGAHAAPGMGVVSADYDFDGDSDIFVANDGQMNFLFQNDGRGKFKEVGLLSGFAYDASGRTHASMGVDCADFDNDGFLDFHVTSFQGEMATLYRNVGGKLLEDVTSRSGAGIGTRAPVTWGNGFVDFDNDGDRDLYIACGHLYDTVEEFDQSATYETPNLLFENQGEGRYANISRLGGQGMRVRGSSRGAAFDDLDNDGDIDAVVLNLRGTPTLLRNDSQGNNRWIDVKLEGKVTNRDGVGARVKVTADDLVLYDELHSGRGYQGHHGSRLHFGIGKRDRVDQIEVNWLGGGTTVLRDLAPGQVITVRESAAGAAEKGSDR; this comes from the coding sequence ATGCGTCAATCTCTGTGGTGGCTACGTCAACCGATTTTCGGGGTAATTTTTGCTCTCGTCGTGGTGAGTCAAGCCTTTGCGCAATCGATAGAAATGACGGATGTGACGTCGGAGTCAGGCATTACATTTCAACATTCCGACGGTAGTGGCGGTCGCTATTTTATCGTGGAAACGATGAGTGCCGGGGTGGCTTTATTTGACTATGACCTTGATGGCGATATTGATATCTATTTTTTGAACGGGGCTCCGCAGCCAGGATCGTCGACGACAAAACGTCCAACGAATCGGCTCTATCGAAATGATGGTCAATGGCGGTTTACCGATGTGACTGATATGGCTGGCGTCGGTGATCCAGGCCACGGGTTGGGCGTCAGCGTTGGCGACTATGACAACGATGGTGATCCGGACCTTTACATCAATAATTTTGGCCCCAATATTCTGTATCGAAATGATGGGAACGGCAAATTTACCGATGTGACAGAAGTCGCGAACGTCGGGAATGGAAATCGCGTTGGGGCGGGCGTCGTCTTTTTGGACATCGAGGGGGACGGGGATCTTGATTTGTTTGCGGCCAACTACATCCGGTTTGCCCATGACCGTCACATACCACGCACAAAAAAGGGCTATTCGATTTATGGCAGCCCGGCAGATTATCCGGCGGAGACCAATACGCTCTTTCGTAATAATGGGGATGGAACCTTTACTGACATCAGCGACGAATCTGGGATTGGAGCGCATGCTGCGCCAGGTATGGGAGTTGTTTCAGCCGATTATGATTTCGATGGTGACAGTGACATTTTTGTCGCGAACGATGGGCAAATGAATTTTCTTTTTCAAAATGATGGACGGGGTAAATTTAAGGAGGTTGGTTTACTGAGTGGCTTTGCCTACGACGCCTCGGGGAGGACGCACGCCAGCATGGGAGTTGATTGTGCCGACTTCGACAATGATGGATTTCTTGATTTTCATGTCACATCGTTTCAGGGAGAAATGGCTACATTGTATCGGAATGTGGGTGGCAAACTGCTCGAGGATGTTACCAGTCGTTCCGGTGCGGGAATTGGAACTCGCGCTCCAGTAACCTGGGGAAATGGATTTGTTGATTTCGACAATGACGGGGATCGTGATCTGTACATCGCCTGCGGTCATCTTTACGACACGGTCGAAGAATTCGACCAATCTGCGACCTACGAGACGCCAAATTTGCTATTCGAAAATCAAGGTGAGGGGCGATACGCTAACATTAGTCGTCTTGGTGGACAGGGGATGCGCGTCCGGGGAAGTAGTCGGGGCGCTGCCTTCGATGATCTGGACAATGATGGAGATATCGACGCAGTGGTGTTAAATCTGCGAGGTACGCCGACGCTGTTGCGAAATGATAGTCAGGGCAACAACCGTTGGATCGATGTGAAGCTTGAGGGCAAAGTGACAAATCGTGACGGCGTAGGCGCTCGGGTGAAGGTGACGGCGGATGATTTGGTCTTGTACGACGAGTTACACAGCGGACGAGGCTACCAGGGCCATCATGGTTCGCGACTGCATTTTGGTATTGGAAAACGAGATCGGGTAGATCAAATTGAGGTGAACTGGCTTGGTGGAGGGACGACGGTACTGCGGGACTTAGCTCCCGGTCAAGTGATCACGGTTCGCGAGTCGGCAGCCGGGGCTGCGGAGAAGGGGAGTGACCGATGA
- a CDS encoding lamin tail domain-containing protein translates to MGRRRRKLNQRKGRIEQLEDRRVLDSTVVFNELLYHPANTESQTEWIELHNQMAVNMDVSGWKVEGIDFQLPARTTIPGGGYVVIAKDPSRMGEVHQDSLLLGPYEGQLSNSGERLVLRNISNRVMDTIDFDDGGVWPAAADGSGASLAKIEAQAGSGAAVNWTSSGFIGGTPGAENFPEFDPTPTSTVIAAGDAIWRVNDAGQSLPANWVSLEYGDEEWTTGESPLYAGEFPSINRPGGNSIDGEAQSIVIQNPSFEANVHGDVGYGEIDGWTHLGRVGINPTTTQSRPFADNGQIPDQKQVGFIQKRGSLSQVLEGFSLDQEYWLEFHYNARACCGANPILSVSYAGSLLMAPTPVEPVGGVSEFQVARVRFTPTAESGQLLIRNLASTGDNTLLLDAISIIPRDEEQVLLFNSSFEASGAIDLPLNGNQIAGWTHTGFGTLGVSTMLSPLHDNGTIPDGQAAVYLTGPGTLSQSVDGLIPGDRYEIRLQVNASLSGSRPKVVVALNGRPVVLETVIEPVGQSGAYHLITQAFTASAESVQLAIQQTDQDGTGTLFVDNVMLRHEVSPLATEVNGDTNTHYFRREFDFSGNPAETDLAISHFLDDGAIVYLNGVEVLRHNLAAGVVDFSSLAEASVGDPSWSEPQVISSTPLQKGKNLLAVEVHQALTADPDMAFGLELVADEYPVNPDAHSWPVRINELSGSDAETGLIELFHLGDSPVALNELLLTVGEQPIPLPDQLLPPQGIQVISIPTSLPKGDLVSLVHAGAGLVLDAVHIGESARGRMPDGEGAFLNEVTSSFNAKNQIQLADSIVINEVMYHQIPEFSRTGIPPTFELDPIIEFDSEWRYYDTGDVLPENWFVDAHPVGGSWKQGPGLLGFETGQVIDPGLGTELHDDDFLAYYFEKEFEVTAEMFDQSDRFQIRHVIDDGAVFYLNGEEFLRFNLDKGPIEPGTKASGAVNNAKASPVVTIPRELLSVGENRLSVQLRQRAQTSSDAIFGLELTAASIVEPGVPATPFQENNEEWVELYNRSLQPVDLSGWSLDDAVEFEFPEGTIIPADNYLVVAKAPVRLAEQYPAANIIGPFEGRLNNGDERIVLRDSLNNRLDQVHYYDGGRWPSAADGGGASLELESPFADNSIAEAWSASVPNPDSQWKSYSIRMTGANPEGLSSPVAFHELVLGLLDEGEVLLDNIQLTEDPAKDAVQLMQNGDFEQDSIGEAPAHWRWVGNHNRTQVIVDPKDQSNQVMQIVAAGPTEHMSNHGESTFANGVRVSSSKEYELSFDALWVNGSPQLNSRLYFARGGATTVLETNSRQGTPGEKNSTWVNNAGPLYSDLRHQPVVPQADEPVVVSIHAVDADGIGDMTLHYAVRSGEFQSVSMEINADGRFQATIPGQAKRATVQFYVTGTDQRGVQTPFPAEGAASRALYKVDDPLDNSTGHGLRILMNRNDVSTLHRADNVMSNGRLGATVIYNDEEVFYDVGVRLRASGYGRRGQLAGFNVQFDPQKKFRDVHQTIALDRGAVFSNGNGGGVRGQPGASAHELLIYQVINHAGGIAGMYDDVVYVDAPRRGNTGLALLKMARYSSDFVDTFFEDGGDGSLYKYELIYHTNSTVDGNPESVKQAPNAVMGTDISDLGDDKEAYRHNFILKNNRARDDYDGIMELGKAFSKRGESLDEATQEIMDMDAWMRTFALQSLVGTADTYNMGLAHNLELFVRPDGKVVPLPWDVDHGFYYSTNGSLLGRGGSNLARVIKLPHNKRLFYKHLLDLVQTTYNTEYLTAWAQHYEEMTQHKNVGDFFVDYVKDRSEFVLSRLDRDAPRIPFAITADPNGPLQVNDLVVALEGTGWIDVHAIRLKGSEEIAEVAWLDDERWQITFPLLPGENQIELEAFNYQGEKVGADQVVVVSNAERSPLFDHLRLVEVMYHPAEPTADELAVNPDWQQDDFEFVEFLNTSDSITLDLTGVRFTDGPAETYDLGAKQPALQPGQRVVVVSNAEAFASRYPGVSFVGEFAGNLRNSGERLRIEDQQGTALIDFVYSDDAPWPEEADGAGASLELVDPVSNAAADLSKAEVWKASAPMGGSPGARGELVGDVTQDGKVDLADIDFLCTAASDDLSSDLNRDGLVNLADLTFLVEDVLKTGFGDANLDGVFDSSDLVMVFQAGQYEDQVAGNSTWATGDWNCDREFTTSDLVVAMQGGSFVSAAQPAILPGPLSLHEPTTGRHRLTSRDHTDEDLDRYAGARPSDLMLEARDRLFDEWSNGSQDLRIKLDSLSLADDEFDTI, encoded by the coding sequence ATGGGGCGTAGGCGACGTAAATTGAACCAGCGAAAGGGCAGAATAGAGCAATTGGAAGACCGGCGAGTATTGGACAGTACTGTCGTATTCAACGAGTTGTTATACCATCCAGCTAACACTGAGAGTCAAACGGAATGGATCGAACTGCACAACCAGATGGCAGTCAATATGGATGTTTCTGGGTGGAAGGTTGAGGGGATCGATTTTCAGTTACCGGCCCGGACGACCATTCCCGGGGGCGGCTATGTCGTGATCGCGAAGGACCCAAGCCGAATGGGAGAAGTCCATCAGGATTCACTCCTGCTGGGGCCGTACGAAGGGCAGCTGAGCAATTCAGGCGAGCGACTAGTGCTCCGCAATATCAGTAATCGTGTCATGGACACGATCGATTTCGACGACGGTGGAGTTTGGCCGGCGGCAGCTGATGGTTCGGGAGCCAGTCTCGCTAAGATCGAGGCACAGGCGGGGAGTGGCGCCGCCGTGAATTGGACGAGCAGTGGCTTTATCGGTGGGACCCCGGGTGCTGAGAACTTTCCCGAATTCGATCCCACGCCAACTTCTACGGTCATCGCCGCCGGTGATGCGATCTGGCGAGTTAACGATGCTGGCCAGTCGCTCCCCGCAAACTGGGTCTCACTGGAATACGGAGATGAAGAGTGGACAACAGGCGAATCGCCTCTTTACGCCGGGGAATTCCCTAGCATCAACCGACCCGGAGGAAACAGCATCGACGGCGAAGCGCAGTCGATCGTCATTCAGAATCCGAGTTTTGAAGCCAATGTACACGGAGATGTTGGCTATGGTGAGATTGATGGATGGACTCATTTGGGGCGAGTTGGCATCAATCCAACAACGACTCAAAGTCGACCCTTTGCGGACAACGGACAGATTCCCGATCAGAAGCAGGTAGGCTTTATCCAGAAGCGGGGATCGCTCTCCCAAGTGCTGGAAGGATTCTCCTTAGATCAAGAATATTGGCTGGAGTTTCATTACAACGCCCGGGCCTGTTGTGGTGCGAATCCGATCTTGTCGGTGAGTTACGCGGGTTCTCTGTTAATGGCTCCGACGCCTGTCGAACCTGTGGGGGGAGTGTCGGAATTTCAGGTCGCGCGTGTGCGGTTCACGCCTACGGCTGAAAGCGGGCAATTGCTGATTCGAAATCTTGCCTCAACAGGTGATAACACTTTGTTGCTCGATGCGATTTCGATTATTCCACGTGACGAAGAGCAGGTCCTGCTTTTCAACTCCAGCTTTGAGGCTTCTGGAGCGATTGATCTCCCGTTGAATGGGAATCAAATCGCGGGTTGGACTCATACCGGTTTCGGGACGCTCGGCGTGTCCACCATGCTGAGCCCTTTGCACGACAATGGAACCATTCCCGATGGACAGGCAGCTGTCTATTTGACGGGGCCAGGCACCCTCAGTCAATCCGTAGATGGGCTAATCCCTGGCGATCGTTACGAGATTCGGCTTCAAGTCAACGCGTCCTTAAGCGGATCGCGACCGAAGGTCGTCGTTGCTTTAAATGGACGGCCCGTGGTACTCGAGACGGTTATTGAGCCGGTCGGACAATCCGGGGCATATCATTTAATAACTCAAGCGTTCACTGCGTCAGCGGAATCCGTTCAACTCGCGATTCAACAAACCGATCAAGACGGCACGGGGACCCTGTTTGTGGATAACGTCATGTTGCGACATGAAGTGTCACCGCTCGCTACGGAGGTTAATGGCGATACCAACACGCATTATTTTCGACGTGAATTCGATTTCTCGGGTAATCCTGCAGAAACTGATCTTGCCATCAGCCATTTTCTCGACGATGGGGCGATCGTTTATCTGAACGGGGTTGAAGTGTTGCGTCATAATCTTGCAGCGGGTGTTGTCGACTTTTCCAGTCTGGCCGAAGCATCAGTGGGTGATCCGAGTTGGTCGGAGCCTCAAGTGATTTCGTCGACACCGTTGCAAAAGGGGAAGAATCTGCTGGCAGTTGAGGTGCATCAAGCGCTGACCGCAGATCCGGATATGGCTTTTGGCTTGGAGCTTGTCGCGGATGAATATCCGGTGAATCCGGATGCACACTCGTGGCCCGTCCGGATCAATGAGCTGAGTGGCAGTGATGCTGAGACCGGCCTGATCGAACTGTTTCATCTTGGCGATTCTCCGGTGGCGTTGAACGAATTGTTGCTGACCGTGGGTGAGCAGCCAATCCCGCTGCCGGATCAGTTGCTTCCTCCACAGGGAATTCAGGTCATCTCTATCCCCACATCGCTGCCGAAAGGCGATTTGGTTTCTTTAGTCCATGCGGGTGCCGGTCTGGTACTGGACGCAGTCCATATTGGCGAGTCCGCCCGCGGCCGTATGCCCGATGGAGAAGGGGCCTTCCTGAACGAAGTCACCTCATCATTTAACGCGAAAAATCAGATTCAGCTTGCCGATTCGATCGTGATAAATGAGGTCATGTATCATCAGATTCCAGAATTTTCTCGCACTGGCATCCCGCCCACCTTTGAGTTGGATCCTATCATCGAATTTGATAGTGAATGGCGTTACTACGATACGGGTGACGTGTTGCCAGAAAACTGGTTCGTTGATGCGCACCCTGTTGGGGGATCATGGAAGCAGGGGCCAGGGTTGTTGGGATTTGAAACCGGGCAGGTGATTGATCCGGGACTGGGAACGGAATTGCACGATGATGATTTTCTCGCATACTACTTCGAAAAAGAGTTCGAAGTCACCGCGGAAATGTTCGATCAATCGGATCGCTTTCAGATCAGGCATGTGATTGATGATGGTGCGGTATTCTATCTGAATGGTGAGGAATTCTTGCGGTTCAATCTGGATAAGGGACCGATCGAGCCAGGAACGAAAGCCTCGGGAGCCGTCAACAACGCCAAGGCGAGCCCCGTTGTCACAATTCCGAGAGAATTATTGTCGGTGGGGGAAAATCGTCTTTCTGTGCAATTGCGGCAACGGGCTCAAACGAGTTCGGACGCTATTTTTGGCTTGGAATTAACCGCAGCATCCATCGTTGAACCGGGAGTGCCAGCAACTCCATTCCAAGAAAACAATGAAGAATGGGTCGAATTGTACAACCGAAGTTTGCAGCCAGTGGATCTGTCCGGCTGGTCGCTAGATGATGCGGTGGAATTTGAATTTCCTGAAGGGACAATCATTCCGGCCGACAATTATTTGGTGGTGGCGAAAGCTCCCGTGCGACTCGCCGAACAATATCCCGCCGCTAACATCATCGGACCCTTTGAAGGGCGGTTGAACAATGGCGATGAGCGGATTGTTTTGCGGGATTCGCTGAACAACCGTTTGGATCAGGTCCACTATTATGACGGGGGGCGTTGGCCGAGTGCGGCGGATGGGGGGGGTGCAAGTTTAGAACTCGAAAGCCCCTTCGCCGATAACTCGATTGCCGAGGCATGGTCGGCGAGTGTGCCAAACCCGGATAGCCAATGGAAATCCTATTCCATCCGAATGACGGGAGCGAATCCGGAGGGGTTGTCGAGTCCCGTGGCCTTTCATGAATTGGTACTCGGTCTGCTGGATGAAGGAGAGGTTCTCCTCGACAACATCCAGCTCACGGAGGATCCGGCGAAGGATGCCGTTCAATTAATGCAGAATGGCGATTTTGAACAGGATTCGATTGGGGAAGCGCCAGCGCATTGGCGATGGGTCGGAAATCACAATCGAACCCAGGTGATCGTCGATCCGAAAGATCAATCGAATCAGGTGATGCAAATTGTTGCCGCCGGTCCCACCGAGCATATGAGTAATCATGGCGAATCGACGTTTGCTAATGGGGTACGGGTCTCATCGTCAAAAGAGTATGAGCTGTCCTTTGACGCGCTCTGGGTGAACGGTTCGCCTCAACTGAATTCGAGACTCTATTTTGCCCGGGGAGGCGCGACGACCGTTCTGGAGACGAATAGTCGGCAGGGTACGCCAGGCGAAAAGAATAGCACTTGGGTAAACAACGCAGGGCCACTCTATTCTGACTTGAGGCATCAACCGGTCGTTCCGCAAGCCGATGAACCGGTGGTCGTCTCGATTCATGCAGTGGATGCGGATGGGATCGGTGACATGACCCTGCATTACGCTGTGAGGAGTGGAGAGTTTCAATCGGTTTCCATGGAAATCAACGCGGATGGCCGTTTTCAGGCGACGATCCCCGGGCAAGCGAAGAGAGCAACGGTGCAGTTTTATGTCACCGGCACGGATCAGCGTGGTGTTCAGACACCATTTCCGGCGGAAGGCGCAGCGTCCCGCGCTTTGTATAAGGTTGATGATCCCCTTGATAATAGTACCGGTCATGGTCTACGCATTCTGATGAATCGAAATGATGTCTCGACACTCCATCGGGCGGATAACGTGATGAGTAACGGCCGCTTGGGGGCGACGGTTATCTATAACGACGAGGAAGTATTTTATGATGTGGGGGTAAGATTGCGTGCCAGCGGATACGGACGTCGTGGACAATTGGCGGGCTTCAATGTTCAATTCGATCCGCAAAAGAAATTTCGGGATGTACATCAAACCATTGCCTTAGATCGGGGAGCCGTCTTTTCGAATGGGAACGGTGGTGGGGTCCGTGGGCAACCTGGAGCCAGTGCCCACGAGTTATTGATCTATCAAGTAATCAATCATGCAGGTGGAATCGCTGGAATGTATGACGATGTCGTGTACGTGGATGCGCCACGTCGCGGAAACACGGGCCTCGCCCTCCTGAAAATGGCACGTTATTCCAGCGATTTTGTCGATACGTTTTTTGAGGACGGTGGGGATGGATCACTCTATAAGTATGAGTTGATCTATCACACGAACAGTACGGTGGACGGTAATCCCGAGTCCGTTAAGCAGGCGCCGAATGCGGTCATGGGTACCGATATTTCAGATCTCGGTGATGATAAAGAGGCTTACCGGCATAATTTCATACTGAAAAACAATCGGGCGCGTGATGACTACGATGGAATTATGGAGCTCGGAAAAGCCTTTTCGAAGAGAGGCGAATCGCTCGATGAAGCGACGCAGGAAATTATGGATATGGATGCCTGGATGCGCACCTTCGCGTTGCAATCGCTCGTCGGTACGGCCGATACTTACAACATGGGACTTGCCCATAACCTTGAACTGTTTGTCCGCCCGGACGGTAAGGTGGTTCCGCTTCCATGGGATGTGGATCATGGGTTCTATTACTCCACGAACGGAAGTCTCCTCGGTCGTGGTGGTAGCAATCTGGCGAGAGTCATCAAGCTGCCTCATAACAAACGGCTGTTCTATAAGCATCTGCTCGACTTAGTCCAAACGACCTACAACACCGAATACCTTACGGCTTGGGCTCAGCATTACGAAGAGATGACGCAACATAAAAATGTCGGTGATTTCTTCGTGGATTATGTCAAGGACCGTTCAGAATTTGTACTTTCTCGACTCGATCGCGATGCTCCCAGGATTCCGTTTGCCATTACTGCAGATCCGAACGGACCACTGCAGGTGAATGACCTTGTGGTTGCGCTGGAAGGAACCGGCTGGATCGATGTCCACGCCATTCGTTTAAAGGGTTCAGAGGAAATTGCGGAGGTCGCCTGGCTTGATGATGAACGATGGCAGATCACTTTCCCGCTGTTGCCTGGTGAGAATCAAATCGAACTCGAAGCGTTCAATTACCAAGGTGAAAAGGTTGGGGCGGATCAAGTCGTCGTGGTCAGCAATGCGGAGCGATCGCCGCTGTTTGATCATTTGCGATTGGTGGAAGTCATGTACCATCCGGCCGAACCAACGGCCGATGAGTTAGCGGTGAACCCAGATTGGCAGCAGGATGATTTTGAGTTTGTAGAGTTCTTGAATACATCGGACTCGATCACACTCGATCTGACCGGTGTCCGTTTTACGGATGGGCCCGCCGAAACCTACGATCTGGGCGCTAAGCAGCCTGCGCTGCAACCCGGTCAACGAGTCGTTGTGGTCAGTAATGCGGAAGCCTTTGCGAGTCGTTATCCTGGCGTTTCGTTTGTCGGCGAGTTTGCCGGCAATCTCCGTAACAGTGGAGAGCGATTGCGAATTGAGGATCAGCAAGGGACTGCCTTGATCGATTTTGTTTATTCAGACGACGCCCCGTGGCCTGAAGAGGCTGATGGGGCGGGGGCCAGTTTGGAATTGGTCGATCCGGTGTCGAACGCCGCTGCCGATCTCAGTAAAGCGGAAGTATGGAAAGCCAGTGCACCGATGGGCGGAAGCCCAGGCGCTAGAGGTGAGCTGGTCGGTGACGTGACGCAAGACGGAAAGGTGGATCTTGCGGATATCGATTTTCTTTGTACCGCCGCAAGTGATGATCTGTCTAGCGATTTGAATCGGGACGGTCTCGTCAATTTGGCCGATCTGACATTTCTCGTGGAGGATGTCCTCAAGACTGGGTTTGGTGATGCGAATCTTGATGGGGTTTTCGATTCCTCTGATTTGGTGATGGTCTTTCAAGCGGGGCAATATGAGGATCAAGTGGCCGGGAATTCGACCTGGGCGACCGGTGATTGGAATTGCGATCGCGAATTCACCACGAGTGATTTGGTCGTCGCCATGCAAGGGGGATCTTTTGTATCCGCGGCGCAGCCCGCGATCCTACCGGGACCGCTGTCATTGCACGAGCCAACGACAGGGCGCCACCGGTTAACATCCCGGGATCATACAGACGAGGATCTTGACCGCTATGCAGGTGCACGTCCGTCCGATTTGATGTTAGAAGCAAGAGACCGTCTCTTTGATGAATGGTCGAATGGTTCGCAAGACTTACGGATAAAACTTGACAGCTTGTCTCTCGCAGATGACGAATTTGACACAATCTGA
- a CDS encoding ASPIC/UnbV domain-containing protein translates to MSQSPTDGSLGQETGGANAVYRRELKKLDQLINSGGSLSGNERNCAFLNVPGPNNGRQFATVSKLTGFDFSDDGRGLAMTDWDDDGDLDVFAMNRTAPRIRYLSNDQVTGNRSLSLTLVGQDCNRDAIGARVVVQLPAQSTPNQIDKVLRAGEGFLSQSSKRLVLGLGAAEKIESVAVHWPGGRVEYFLGCEPNGKYLCQQGTGVARPLVRNQFKMQANEVHPLDLPEPTEVAQILLASRLPVPRLSYFSLDGKRLNLKHSQTPLLVNFWATWCAPCVNELVELTEFKTRTRLPLNVLALAVEGPDISVEESSRRVKSLKQAVEPLSDSVILGVAAETMVNRLQFLDETLFAQKRQLVIPTSFLIDAEGRLAAIYRGAIDFNLLERHLRQLGLDGKDRYEAALPFPGRWFRARTLNAPIRLAGLMLKQGELVDAAHYVTANQAVLATQPGFVTLTSQLASRLSQEGKRTEFVVPLYRAALSREPDNLAVKNNLAWQLATKPGGSKQSHSEAVELALAAAEQTSYQSLPVLDTLVTAQLAAGRKADAVKTVRRAYVLAVKQRDRKSAAKWKQALQTIQSQ, encoded by the coding sequence GTGTCGCAGTCTCCCACAGACGGCAGTCTCGGGCAGGAAACGGGTGGGGCAAATGCCGTCTATCGACGCGAGTTAAAAAAGCTGGATCAGTTGATCAATAGCGGGGGATCATTAAGCGGTAACGAACGAAATTGCGCCTTCTTGAATGTTCCTGGTCCCAACAACGGACGCCAATTTGCCACGGTCTCAAAGCTAACCGGATTTGATTTTTCAGATGATGGACGTGGTTTGGCGATGACAGATTGGGATGACGACGGTGACCTGGACGTTTTTGCGATGAATCGTACCGCACCTCGCATCCGCTATCTAAGTAACGATCAGGTTACGGGTAACCGTTCCTTATCTCTGACTCTGGTGGGGCAGGATTGTAACCGAGATGCGATCGGCGCACGTGTCGTTGTACAACTCCCCGCACAAAGCACACCCAATCAGATTGATAAGGTTCTTCGAGCGGGTGAGGGGTTCCTTTCCCAATCGTCAAAACGACTCGTGCTGGGCTTGGGAGCCGCCGAAAAGATTGAAAGCGTTGCTGTCCATTGGCCGGGAGGACGGGTTGAATACTTTCTTGGGTGCGAACCGAATGGGAAGTATCTCTGTCAACAAGGGACGGGTGTTGCGCGGCCTCTGGTAAGGAATCAGTTCAAGATGCAGGCGAATGAAGTGCACCCGCTGGACCTTCCTGAACCGACAGAAGTGGCCCAGATCTTGCTTGCCAGTCGTCTGCCCGTGCCACGTTTGTCCTACTTCTCGCTCGATGGTAAGCGTTTGAATCTTAAGCATAGCCAGACGCCGTTACTCGTCAATTTTTGGGCGACTTGGTGTGCACCCTGCGTAAACGAACTCGTCGAATTGACCGAGTTTAAGACTCGGACGCGGCTACCGCTCAACGTGCTTGCGCTGGCTGTGGAAGGTCCCGACATTTCGGTGGAGGAGTCCTCACGACGCGTGAAGAGTCTCAAGCAGGCAGTGGAACCATTAAGCGATTCTGTGATCTTGGGTGTCGCTGCGGAAACGATGGTAAACCGATTGCAGTTTTTGGATGAAACTCTGTTTGCACAAAAACGCCAACTTGTGATCCCGACTAGTTTTCTCATCGATGCGGAAGGCCGTTTGGCCGCGATCTATCGGGGAGCTATTGATTTTAATTTGCTCGAACGCCATCTGCGCCAATTAGGCTTGGACGGAAAAGATCGGTATGAGGCCGCGCTGCCGTTTCCCGGTCGATGGTTTCGTGCACGAACACTCAATGCACCGATTCGGCTTGCTGGACTGATGCTGAAGCAGGGGGAACTCGTCGATGCAGCCCACTATGTAACTGCGAATCAAGCTGTGTTGGCAACGCAGCCAGGCTTCGTCACTTTGACCAGTCAATTAGCGAGTCGGTTGTCTCAGGAAGGGAAACGCACCGAATTTGTGGTACCCCTTTACCGTGCCGCTTTGTCACGTGAGCCGGATAACCTTGCGGTGAAGAACAATCTGGCCTGGCAATTGGCAACCAAGCCCGGTGGATCGAAGCAGAGCCACAGTGAAGCCGTAGAGCTGGCGTTAGCCGCAGCAGAACAGACGAGTTATCAATCATTGCCCGTGCTTGACACGCTCGTGACTGCTCAGCTGGCGGCAGGGCGAAAGGCAGATGCTGTCAAAACCGTTCGACGGGCCTACGTGCTCGCCGTCAAGCAAAGGGACCGAAAGTCGGCTGCGAAATGGAAGCAGGCCCTGCAGACAATTCAAAGTCAATGA